The genomic interval AAAACTTTTAGCTGATTTTAAGTCAATAAAAAATCAAGACAGTCTCTACTATTGCGTGGCAGAGACAGACCTATACCTTCAAAAATCATTCCCTGAATTGCACATTTATGGCCAGCATGTAGATTCAAATGGATATGGTGCATTTACAGGTTCAGTTTCTATGGAATCCTTGCTTGACCTGGGTGTTAAAGGATCGCTTCTGAACCATTCTGAAAAAAGGGTTGATAGTTCAATAATCGAGTCTATAGTTAAAAAATCAAAAGAATTGGGTTTTAAAATCATACTCTGCGTGGAGAACCTCGATGAAGCTGAAAAATATTCCAAACTGGAACCAGCATATATAGCATACGAACCCCCTGAACTTATTGGCGGAGACATATCTGTTTCAACGGCCAGGCCGGAAATAATAGGACAGGCAGCAGAGATATGCAAAGGTAGAACAAAACTGCTTGTGGGTGCAGGCGTGAAAACAAAGGAGGATGTAGATACATCTATGGCTCTGGGAGCTGCTGGAGTTCTAATTGCTTCAGGAATTATTAAAAATGCGAAACCAATAAATAGGTTAG from Ferroplasma acidiphilum carries:
- the tpiA gene encoding triose-phosphate isomerase yields the protein MEPEIFINFKHYNNAVGTNSEKLLADFKSIKNQDSLYYCVAETDLYLQKSFPELHIYGQHVDSNGYGAFTGSVSMESLLDLGVKGSLLNHSEKRVDSSIIESIVKKSKELGFKIILCVENLDEAEKYSKLEPAYIAYEPPELIGGDISVSTARPEIIGQAAEICKGRTKLLVGAGVKTKEDVDTSMALGAAGVLIASGIIKNAKPINRLVSLMGNR